The Musa acuminata AAA Group cultivar baxijiao chromosome BXJ2-2, Cavendish_Baxijiao_AAA, whole genome shotgun sequence genome has a segment encoding these proteins:
- the LOC135605355 gene encoding cytochrome P450 78A6-like, with protein MGSSVENGWLVSLSLAAKCSELSAYPIRLLSLAIIVAVCWLATTLLHWAYPGGPAWGRYWWSRRKPWGLGKAIPGPRGLPLVGSMGLMSGLAHRKLAAVADAIPGARRLMALSLGDTRVVVTCDPGVARDILNSPDFADRPVKESAYGLMFHRAIGFAPYGAYWRTLRRIAATHLFSPKQVSALGCYRAEIAAQMVRALDGLAAEPVQVRRILKQASLNHVMRFVFGRKYELQGGSEETKELTSMVEEGYEVLGKLNWSDHLPVLTGIDLQRVRWCCSVLVPRVKRFVTRIIKEHRVERARDSEAAPRDFVDVLLSLQAPDRLSDPDMVAVLWEMIFRGTDTVAVLIEWVLARLVMHREVQARLQAELDAAVGTDRLVTGSEAFAAPPYVQAVIKETLRVHPPGPLLSWARMATSDARVGGGAHVVPAGTTAMVNMWAIARDPVTWPDPLRFEPARFLGPSAEFPVTGSDLRLAPFGAGRRSCPGKGLAMATVEMWVAALAHEFEWQPASAAGVDLSEVLRLSCEMAAPLTVRLRRRRLST; from the exons ATGGGATCCTCCGTAGAAAACGGGTGGCTCGTGTCGCTTTCCCTGGCCGCCAAATGTAGTGAGCTTTCCGCCTACCCCATCCGCCTCCTCTCCCTTGCCATCATTGTTGCAGTTTGCTGGCTTGCGACTACCCTCCTCCACTGGGCCTACCCTGGAGGCCCTGCCTGGGGAAGGTACTGGTGGAGCAGGAGGAAGCCATGGGGCCTCGGCAAAGCCATCCCCGGGCCCCGCGGCCTCCCCCTTGTCGGCAGCATGGGCCTCATGTCCGGGCTCGCCCACCGGAAGCTCGCGGCTGTCGCGGACGCCATCCCCGGAGCCCGACGGCTCATGGCGCTCAGCCTCGGTGACACCCGGGTGGTCGTCACCTGCGATCCGGGCGTGGCCAGGGACATCCTCAACAGCCCCGACTTCGCGGACCGCCCGGTCAAGGAATCGGCCTACGGCCTCATGTTTCACCGTGCCATCGGCTTCGCGCCCTACGGCGCGTACTGGCGAACCCTGCGGAGGATCGCGGCCACCCACCTCTTCTCCCCTAAGCAGGTATCCGCTTTGGGGTGTTACCGTGCTGAGATAGCTGCCCAGATGGTGCGCGCCCTTGACGGCCTCGCAGCCGAGCCCGTCCAGGTCCGAAGGATCCTGAAGCAAGCCTCCCTCAACCACGTCATGCGGTTCGTCTTCGGGAGGAAGTACGAGCTCCAGGGGGGGAGCGAGGAGACGAAGGAGCTAACGAGCATGGTAGAAGAAGGCTACGAGGTCCTAGGGAAGCTCAACTGGTCGGACCATCTGCCAGTGCTCACCGGTATCGACCTGCAACGAGTCCGGTGGTGCTGCTCCGTGCTCGTCCCCCGAGTCAAGCGATTCGTAACCCGCATCATCAAGGAGCACCGGGTCGAGCGCGCGCGCGACTCGGAGGCGGCCCCCCGAGACTTCGTGGACGTTTTGCTGTCCTTGCAGGCCCCAGATAGGCTATCCGATCCCGACATGGTCGCCGTCCTCTGG GAGATGATATTTCGGGGTACGGACACCGTGGCAGTGCTGATAGAGTGGGTGTTGGCGAGGCTGGTGATGCACAGGGAGGTGCAGGCGAGGTTGCAGGCGGAGCTGGACGCGGCTGTCGGGACGGACCGTTTGGTGACGGGTTCCGAGGCGTTCGCAGCGCCGCCATACGTGCAGGCGGTGATCAAGGAGACGCTGCGGGTGCACCCGCCGGGCCCGCTGCTGTCGTGGGCGCGCATGGCGACGTCGGACGCGCGCGTCGGCGGCGGGGCCCATGTGGTGCCGGCGGGCACCACAGCCATGGTCAACATGTGGGCCATCGCGCGCGACCCTGTCACCTGGCCAGACCCGCTCCGGTTCGAGCCGGCCCGGTTCTTGGGCCCCTCGGCCGAGTTCCCGGTCACGGGTTCGGACCTGCGGCTGGCGCCGTTCGGGGCCGGGCGGCGAAGCTGCCCCGGGAAGGGGCTGGCAATGGCGACGGTCGAGATGTGGGTGGCGGCACTGGCGCACGAGTTCGAGTGGCAGCCGGCATCGGCGGCTGGCGTTGACCTCTCGGAGGTGCTGCGTCTGTCCTGCGAGATGGCGGCGCCACTGACGGTCAGGCTGCGGCGTCGCCGGCTGTCCACCTGA